CTGTTAGAAAGGCACATTATAATTGGAGAGTAGAGTAGAAACAGCCATGGAAATGGAGGCCGCCGAGATGGATCTGCACGAGGAATGCAATGCGATTTCCATGGTGCTTTTTTCAGTTCTGGGGGTCAGGGGACTCGCGGCTCCGGCACTGCCTGAAGTAGCACGTCCCAAGTACTTTTTTATGTGGACGGATTACATAAACAACCATAAGAATAGTAAATTACTAAATTTCCAtgtggtaggtggtgacagcatCCCAGATTTTTCAGCTGCTGATgaagtagagagagagagagagagagagagagagagagagagagagagagatgcgtCTCTCATGGCTCTTCTCACCCCCATGGTGTTCACTCTCGATTTGGTTGCAATGTTCAGGAGCAGTGGGTGGCGCCACGGTGCTCGAGCTGAGGCACCACAGCTTCAACTCGGCGCCGAGCAAGagccgggaggaggaggccgacgcCGTCCTGTCCTCCGACGCCGCGCGCGTCGCGTCGCTGCAATGGCGCATCGAGAAGTACAGGCTGATCGGGTCgccggatgcggcggcggcgtctaagGCGCAGGTTCCCGTCACCTCCGGCGCGAAGCTCCGGACGCTCAACTACGTGGCCACCGTcgggctgggcggcggcgaggccacgGTGATCGTGGACACGGCCAGCGAGCTGACCTGGGTGCAGTGCGAGCCGTGCGACTCGTGCCACGACCAGCAGGAGCCCCTCTTCGACccgtcctcgtcgccgtccTACGCCGCGGTGCCGTGCGACTCGCCCTCCTGCGACGCGCTGCAGGTGGCCACGGGCATGTCGTCGGGGTCTCCGGCgtgcggcgccggccggcccgccTGCAGCTACACGCTCAGCTACCGCGACGGCTCCTACTCCCGCGGCGTCCTGGCGCGCGACAAGCTCAGCCTCGCCGGGGAGGCCATCGACGGCTTCGTGTTCGGCTGCGGCACCAGCAACCAGGGCGCGCCGTTCGGCGGCACCTCCGGCCTCATGGGGCTCGGCCGGAGCCAGCTCTCGCTCGTCTCCCAAACCGCGGGCCAGTTCGGCGGCGTCTTCTCGTACTGCCTGCCACTCAAGGACTCCGGCTCGTCGGGCTCGCTGGTGCTCGGCGACGACTCGTCGGTGTACCGGAACTCGACTCCGATCGTGTACACCTCGATGGTGTCCGACCCTCTGCAAGGGCCATTCTACTTCCTCAACCTCACCGGGATCACGGTCGGCGGCCAGGAGGTGGAATCCCCGGGCTTCGCGGCCGGCAACAAGGTGATCGTCGACTCCGGGACCGTGATCACCAGCCTTGTGCCGTCCATCTACAACGCCGTCAAGGCCGAGTTCCTGAGCCAGCTGGCCGAGTACCCGCCGGCACCAGCGTTCTCCATCCTCGACACCTGCTTCAACATGACGGGGTTCAGAGAGGTGCAGGTGCCCAGCCTGAGGCTCGTGTtcgacggcggcgtggaggtggaggtggactCGAGCGGCGTGCTCTACTTGGTCAGCAGCGACTCCTCCCAGGTGTGCCTGGCCATGGCCGCCCTGAGGTCCGAGTACGAGACCTCCATCATCGGCAACTACCAGCAGAGGAACCTGAGGGTCATCTTCGACACCTCGGCGTCTCAGGTCGGGTTTGCACAGGAGACCTGTGGGTACATTTGACTTTGACTGGGATGGGGGGCAGCCACCAGCTAGCTATATATGTGAATATTTTTATACTTGCAGATTTGTTTCGAGATTACCTCTGGTGAAGTGGTGATTGGCAAATGGTAATACAGTATTCGGTTGCTGGCAAATGTACAAGCATTCATGTTTGCTTCTCCTATAcatgttttgtttttcttttgctctTCATCTAAGATTAGTTGCCTTGCAAGAAACCACTCGAGTTTCCTcttcgaaaaaaaaagaaaccagTGGAGTTTTAGGTTTAAAGGGATGTTTGATGGGAAGCCATTCATTACCACATGCAAAGTACTTTCGCCACGGAACAGTATTTTATGAGGGAGGAAACGGCCACCACAGACCTGTGGCGAGCCACGCCGTGGCGTGGTGACCGATGGCCGTAAACCAAACACGCCTTAAGTTTGTAACCGGTAGGTAATGTAGGTGGGCAATTGTCCGCTAAACGTGCTGCAAGAACATCCAATTCGGCTTGTCTGCTTTCAGCTTATTTCGATTTATATAGCCTGCCTCTCTGTTACCAGAAACAAGTTGGTGAAAAGGTGGAGATTAGTACGAGAGGAGCTATGCTATGCAATGCCCTGACAAGTGTACGAGACATGTCGACAGCCACATGAGGGAGTGATGCGGTACTATAAAAGTTTATGCAACTGAAAAGGAGATCAGGCGATGCCGGGGCTTTAGTGGTCAGAATTTCAGACATGGAGGGTGTCGCGGGCTTTCCAATTGAAGACACCTGCAAGAAAACAGCGCGCAGGGAGGGATATATCCGAATATATATACACACGCACTGTGCAGGAATGTGATGCTACAGAATACAGATCATATCATGTCGCATGATGGTTTCCATCAGTATCACAAAAGAAACTGCAGAAAAATCTGGCCTCACATCGGTGAATCTCAACCCGACACCACTGCTAATCGGAGTACGAATTACAGTAATAATATGAATTCTCGCATAAGAATATTCAATGGTTGTAGATAGCTCTACTATTATGCACCTTAGGTGCAACGGTTATTAAACTGATCAACCAAATAACTGATCAAAGTAACTATAAAAGTTATTAAACTGGCCTATCGTACTATAAATCACGTTAATCATACCCAATAGTTATTTAGTAATTAGTTAGATGTAGCTACCTCCGTAGAATAGCATATGTGTGATCATAGATATTAGatgtatatttaatttttcccTGAATGTGCCGGAAAGCCGTGAAACTTGACATCAATGCATGGGCATGGCAGAAGTTCCATAGTCCAGTGAGAGTTGTTTTACAGGAGAGAGTCCATGGAATGTTAAAAAGACAGAGTACTTCACTGGCGGAGTTTGATCAAAGAAATCGGAAGAATGAGGGGGGGCAAccttttgctacagtgatgaacAGTATCAAAATCACTGTTCATATAGTGTAGAATTGGAAAAGCCAGGGGGGCCATGGACCCCGTTGGCCCTCACGAAGCTCCGCCTCTGGAGTACTTCCCATTTCAAGCCTAGCATTTGAAAACAGACGCATACTTTAGAAAACAAAAACTGTACAAGATGAACAAGGAACAGGGAGAGAGTTATCGTACAATCACGGACGCACAATCCGTGAAACCAGTACAGCACAGTCGCTAAGCATAACGAGCTCACCTGACCTGACGGTGTCCCCCATCCTGACCCGCGTGCCGGAGCCGCCCTTTCGGTGGGTGAGAGGTGCGGACAGCGCAAGCGACCAACAGGCTGTGTGCCAAAAACAGCGTGTATCCTCCAGCTCACGGCTGCTGAGTGCTGGGACTTAGCAAGTGACCGACCctagtattttttttagagGTGTTAAGATGAGCGCCTGACACTTGAGATCAGAGGGCAGAGGATTTGCCACATGCAGGAATAGTGTCAATGGGTGATGGGCTTGAGGAATCAGGGAAGTGTCAGTCAAGTAAGAAGCCGATGGACAGAGGCCCCATGTTTGACTTGACCAGATCCTACCACGACCTCTCGAGGATTAGATTCTGTAGCTTCAAATAATTTATGAGAGCAAATGAATTTGGTTACCCTGGTGATCCGAAGAAAATTCATGTCTTCCATATAAGCCCTTGGAAATTTCTCTGGGAGGGAGTTTGAGAGCCCTCAGATCGGTAGCGTCCTTTTTCCTGCAGTTTCCCAAGCTCCGGTAGACATTTCACAACACTAATAATGATCTGAACACACGAGTCAACTGAGAGGGGGGAACAAAACTAGAGCGCTCAAACAATTTCATTTCTCTCATGGAGACATTTGAAATCAATCAATATTTCCAATCCTCACAATCAGCTATAACTAGTGCCGCATGGgagaaaaaaatgcaaactaaaatggaAGAATCAACCTCTATGTTGCACATGCGTTAATGCGTACTGGGGTACAAAACATTTTTGCCTAACCAGCTCGTGCAGGTCGTGGACGATTTTGAACACGGCATCCGGTCGAGCTAGTTTGAGGCAATTTTGGGACATAACTCTGAATTCATCTGACTTTGGGCCAAACCAGTCGGCTACTATCTTTGCAATCTGTTTCGGAGATTTCGAGAACTTCCCACATCCATTTTCAACAACGTACGGAACATTGCCAGCTTCCTGTTGAGTGAATAAATTATTTTAGTGATTAGACATATCATGCTTAACACAAGATTAATGATCATAGGCTTATTGAGATGATGTACTAGGTTGCTAATATATTTGACACTCTTGGCACGATAAAATACCTCATCCACTGgggaaaagaaataaaaaaataagccTTTGATGATGCATACAGAAATAAGTGATATTGCATGGTATAGCAAGTTGTATTCCGGGCAAAAAAAAAGGGGAAGATTCCTACCCACAGATGGATCCTATCCCCTATAACGAACAAAGAAAGATCTTTAGCAATTAGCGATAACTAAAGTTTTCCATTTCCTGAACCTTAGATTTCAAGGTTTCTTTTTTAGATTTGAGGCTTTGCCACTTGGGTTATGTCCAAGAAGTAACATTGTAACTAATTATCTTAGCTGCCTaaggataaggataaggattAACGATGTCCTGAATTGGCCCTTTTGTAGAAAACCAATGTCCTCAATTTGACTGGTCTCAACAGAACATAGACATGCTTTCGGTGTTTTCCTTGAACCCTGCCGTAAGAGCCTTCCAAGGGTATAAGCTTACAAGCTTATTGCTTACTTATACCTGTGACTTTGCTTAAGGTCATGTGGCATGAAGCACAAGGATGAAGCAatcagatcataatctttgatggGCAAGTAAATTTTGGATATTTATCCATAAAAAGAACATAGGCCATGATTTGGAGCTAAGCTTGCGCTTGGTGGTACATTAATCTATGGCAGTACCGCATTCTGCTATTTAAGTGACTTTCACTAACCACTTCTCAAGATATTTAACATAGAAATGAattctcaaaagaaaaaaaaaacatagaaaTGAGTCAATGACCCAGGCGATTCAAGGTTATTATTATGATGGCCTATATCTAAGGACAGCCAAATGCCAAAATGGCACATGGTAACAACAATACAGATCAGTACCATGAAAAGAAAACGGAATCAAGCGGACCCTATAATGGATGCTAAAGAAAATACCTGCCCAGCAATATAATCATTTAGAATAATTGGTAATCCACGGATCATCGCCTCTGCAATTGTACCAGGCCCTGCCTGCAATCCGACATAATAAATTATCTATTACCACATCGCCACCAATCATGAAAGTTGTAGCATACTATCATGTATTCAAAATACAAAGTGCTTGATTTGAACATGAGATGCTAACGTAAGGCATACCTTTGTAATGATACAATCACAAGCACCCATACATTCTTCCATTTTTGTAACGAAACCTTTCACCTAAGATTTTAAATAgaaaacaaggattaaataaaTCTGGGTATAGCATGCTGGAGGTCTGAAATACAAGAGACACTTTTAGTTAAGAGACATATTTTCAGCTCAATCTATGCAGATAAATTTGGCCACAGTAAACAGAACATGCTCGTGTATTCTAAGTTCATAATATGCAATTGCTACTTGCCAACAATGTGGCTTGGCTTATGTTCATTGAAACTACATGCAGTTGGAAAGGTTGGATAGAAATGCTCTTGCTGAGGAAAGAGCAACATCAAGAAGCTGAAAAGGCAGCAGTCATAATGTTAAAATTATTGCATGTTACAAATCAGCTTTTAGGGAAGTACCTGAACTGGAACTTTCCAATTTATTGACTGCAATCGATTAGCCAGCTTCTTATTACGCCCACAAATCACAAGTATCTGACCAGTGGGTTCGCCTAGGATTTCATCATACAGAGTATCACCAAGCGCTTTAGCAGTGGCCTCAATAGGACCCATCCCTTCACCCCCACCCATTAATAGAACAGCAGACAGATCTTCATCCATGCCTAACTCTCTTCGCAGTTCATCCTATTAAAGATAACATAGATACTGCAGTCAGTACTCAAAATaagaaaaaatcataaaatagtaGGATGCAACACTGTCAATAGCTGAAGAAATTGTGTACCTTTGGTCGAACAGGTTTGACAAAAGAGGGACGGACAGGGAGGCCATATACTTTAATCTGTGAGGGCTTCAATCCAGCTTTTAGTGCTCTCTTTTCCACCTCAGTTGATGGACAGTAACATCTAGTGACAAGCTTATGGAACCTAAGGGACAACAATAGGACAACTATTTCTTTGTAAGAGTGTATGTCACATTTTGGCAAGAAACTAAAAAACATGATGATGTTGATTCATGCAAACATTGAAGTCAGCATACCATGTTGGGTGACAAGTGCTGAGATCTGTGATAACTGTAGTGAATGGGATCTTATCCAAGAGACCTTTGGATCTTAGAATTCGGAGAGGCACATGTTGCATTAAAGGATGTACACTGATAATTACATCTGGTTGGTACTTCATTAGACCTTTTGCAACCTCTCTGCAGAAAAATGTAGCAAtttcaaaacaatatagctATCTAAAGAGAAGCAGCAAGAGCTAGTTACAGTAAAGACACAACTTACACAAAGCAATCATGGTCTACATTCTCAACTAGAATTTGAAAATCACATATAACTGATGCAAATCATCAAAGGCAAGGTCCTAGGATATAAATATAATCTGGAATATCGAAAGGGACCATCGTTCTTCTTCATGGTTATCAACTTATCATTGTTCTTCAGACAATTTTTATTAAGAGAACAACATTAGTTCATAATGGGCAATACAGGTCAAAAACTGCAGGCGTGTACATTTTTGTTTTGAGTCTAGAAATGAGGCAGGAAATTTGGGGTAAAAATACTCAAGCAGATAAAAGAAACATATAGAAGGGAAAGAATAGaaatagacaaaaaaaaaaggtacatAACAAATTTTCCTGATCTACATCCTGTAGTGGTTACTCAGTGCCACCATACAGCATCTTCAAGTGTAAGCACTAGGTATTAagtaaaattatatgaaaacaaTGTACCTTATTCTTCAAATGTACAAGCCTAGTAATTCATGAGTGTAACGAGGAAACTATGGAGACCCTTCCATAATGTAAAATAGAACTGTTTGTGATTTAACTAGTAACCTTGCTATGAATGTGGATGTTGCAGCAAAATGTGGCTGATGAACTACACGCGGTGCAGTACCATAGTATGTCATCTTCCACAAGGGTCCATGTTTCACCAAAAAACTGTAGCTCCTAGGCAGTTGGTTGAAGGGCCACGGAGTGTGGTCGGTCCACAAATCAGTGACAAATACCTGCAACAAAGTTCCTTTATTACAAATAACAAAACGAAGGGCCACGGAGTGTGGTCGGTCCACAAATCAGTGACAAATACCTGCAACAAAGTTCCTTTATTACAAATAACAAAACCTATAAATATTAGTTATTAATGTTGACAAAAGTTCTGAACAAGACATAAATCTGTACCTCTATTATTCT
This portion of the Panicum virgatum strain AP13 chromosome 2N, P.virgatum_v5, whole genome shotgun sequence genome encodes:
- the LOC120660702 gene encoding aspartyl protease family protein At5g10770-like, which translates into the protein MAWGARIAALPLLLLLLLAAAAAGGNSGVHCLEEGSPSPSRSRRALQGRHHLRSRAVGGATVLELRHHSFNSAPSKSREEEADAVLSSDAARVASLQWRIEKYRLIGSPDAAAASKAQVPVTSGAKLRTLNYVATVGLGGGEATVIVDTASELTWVQCEPCDSCHDQQEPLFDPSSSPSYAAVPCDSPSCDALQVATGMSSGSPACGAGRPACSYTLSYRDGSYSRGVLARDKLSLAGEAIDGFVFGCGTSNQGAPFGGTSGLMGLGRSQLSLVSQTAGQFGGVFSYCLPLKDSGSSGSLVLGDDSSVYRNSTPIVYTSMVSDPLQGPFYFLNLTGITVGGQEVESPGFAAGNKVIVDSGTVITSLVPSIYNAVKAEFLSQLAEYPPAPAFSILDTCFNMTGFREVQVPSLRLVFDGGVEVEVDSSGVLYLVSSDSSQVCLAMAALRSEYETSIIGNYQQRNLRVIFDTSASQVGFAQETCGYI
- the LOC120660703 gene encoding probable monogalactosyldiacylglycerol synthase 1, chloroplastic, yielding MPAPPAEPALPAAFLCVPSPLLSAPLPGAGAASASPAPSPHHASFLPRPRGGPRALSAAVSAPGPASSAASRFHRMWGEFARFVRLHGNQIAPLGFASLGLGFGGGDGGGGNAGGGGGGGGGGDVDGVGEVEEAAARAEPPKKVLILMSDTGGGHRASAEAIKAAFIQEFGDDYQVFVTDLWTDHTPWPFNQLPRSYSFLVKHGPLWKMTYYGTAPRVVHQPHFAATSTFIAREVAKGLMKYQPDVIISVHPLMQHVPLRILRSKGLLDKIPFTTVITDLSTCHPTWFHKLVTRCYCPSTEVEKRALKAGLKPSQIKVYGLPVRPSFVKPVRPKDELRRELGMDEDLSAVLLMGGGEGMGPIEATAKALGDTLYDEILGEPTGQILVICGRNKKLANRLQSINWKVPVQVKGFVTKMEECMGACDCIITKAGPGTIAEAMIRGLPIILNDYIAGQEAGNVPYVVENGCGKFSKSPKQIAKIVADWFGPKSDEFRVMSQNCLKLARPDAVFKIVHDLHELVRQKCFVPQYALTHVQHRG